A genomic stretch from Bordetella sp. N includes:
- a CDS encoding enoyl-CoA hydratase/isomerase family protein, whose translation MTTSLIELHVADGIATLLLNRPDKRNAMSDDMRTEFIQALERVSADKAIRALVLSGNGKGFCAGGDVSGMERRMSAPAGEIAFNGWHRQQRVHYTQSLLHTMPKPTIAAVNGAASGLGADTALACDFIIASDAASFTWSYINRGIVPDGGGMYFLPRRVGLAKAKELIFTGRKVDAEEALHLGIVDRQATAENLLADAQAWAAELSKGSATALALGKTIINQTFEMSAEQVFAQGSQAQGICYTSTEHRDSVMAFLAKSAEKSGKTAPDAAAVGKDKA comes from the coding sequence ATGACCACGAGTTTGATCGAGTTGCACGTTGCCGACGGCATCGCCACGCTGCTGTTGAATCGCCCGGACAAGCGCAATGCCATGAGCGATGACATGCGCACCGAGTTCATCCAGGCGCTGGAGCGCGTGAGCGCCGACAAGGCGATCCGCGCGCTGGTGCTAAGCGGCAATGGCAAGGGCTTCTGCGCCGGGGGCGACGTGTCCGGCATGGAACGCCGCATGAGCGCGCCGGCAGGCGAGATCGCCTTCAACGGCTGGCACCGGCAGCAGCGCGTCCACTACACGCAATCGCTGCTGCACACCATGCCCAAACCGACCATCGCGGCCGTGAACGGCGCGGCATCCGGCCTGGGCGCGGACACCGCGCTGGCCTGCGATTTCATCATCGCCAGCGATGCGGCCAGCTTCACCTGGTCCTACATCAATCGCGGCATCGTGCCGGATGGCGGGGGCATGTATTTCCTGCCGCGCCGCGTGGGCCTGGCCAAGGCCAAGGAACTGATCTTCACGGGCCGCAAGGTGGATGCCGAAGAGGCCCTGCACCTGGGCATCGTGGACCGGCAAGCGACCGCGGAAAATCTGTTGGCCGACGCCCAGGCCTGGGCGGCCGAGCTGAGCAAGGGCTCGGCCACGGCACTGGCCCTGGGCAAGACCATCATCAACCAGACATTCGAAATGTCCGCCGAGCAGGTGTTCGCGCAAGGCAGCCAGGCGCAGGGGATCTGCTACACCAGCACCGAACACCGGGACTCGGTGATGGCCTTCCTGGCCAAGTCCGCGGAGAAGAGCGGCAAGACGGCTCCAGACGCGGCCGCCGTGGGCAAGGACAAGGCGTGA
- a CDS encoding ABC transporter substrate-binding protein, producing MNRRDFLQLAGGAMAAGLLPGATYAADAQDKKKVRITLPSAGSAGSAWRPLVERYKLDQDLGIALDWVTADPGKMQVQLSAGSLDVGVFGSVGLATLANRGSDIVLFGPALNNHGRWIVKGDSPYKSPKDLIGKRIATTAETSETYQQARIAASLTGLDLKKDVKVIFGSPTANLALFERGDVDGIITLEPTATRLVGRGAREIARVADIWKEATGQKDDPFLVGLAASKGWYEQNQATAAKLATLFERIGATIAQHPDSLKPIAAELGLKADETQAIELLPQRLAPTYATKWDASVFATIDKQVETAVKLGLLDAVPSRKLYVKA from the coding sequence ATGAATCGCAGAGATTTTCTACAGCTGGCGGGCGGCGCGATGGCCGCCGGCCTGTTGCCCGGCGCCACGTATGCCGCCGATGCGCAGGACAAGAAGAAAGTACGTATCACCTTGCCGTCGGCGGGCAGCGCGGGTTCGGCCTGGCGGCCCCTGGTCGAGCGGTACAAGCTGGATCAGGACCTGGGCATCGCCCTCGACTGGGTGACGGCCGACCCAGGCAAGATGCAGGTGCAGTTGAGCGCCGGCTCCCTGGACGTCGGTGTCTTCGGCTCGGTGGGCCTGGCCACGCTGGCCAACCGCGGCAGCGACATCGTGCTGTTCGGCCCCGCGCTGAACAACCATGGCCGCTGGATCGTGAAGGGCGACAGTCCCTACAAATCGCCCAAGGACCTGATCGGCAAGCGGATCGCCACCACCGCTGAAACCAGCGAAACCTATCAGCAGGCCCGTATCGCTGCATCGCTGACGGGCCTGGACCTGAAGAAGGACGTGAAGGTGATCTTCGGCTCGCCCACGGCCAACCTGGCGCTGTTCGAGCGCGGCGATGTGGACGGCATCATCACCCTGGAGCCCACCGCCACGCGCCTGGTAGGCCGTGGCGCGCGCGAGATCGCTCGTGTCGCCGATATCTGGAAGGAGGCCACGGGCCAGAAGGACGATCCGTTCCTGGTCGGGCTGGCGGCCAGCAAGGGCTGGTATGAGCAAAACCAGGCGACCGCGGCCAAACTGGCGACGCTGTTTGAACGTATCGGCGCCACCATCGCCCAGCATCCCGACAGCCTCAAGCCCATCGCCGCAGAATTGGGCCTGAAGGCCGACGAGACCCAGGCCATCGAGCTGCTGCCCCAGCGGCTGGCGCCGACGTATGCGACCAAGTGGGATGCCAGCGTCTTCGCGACCATAGACAAGCAGGTCGAAACCGCGGTGAAGCTCGGCCTGCTGGACGCCGTGCCGTCGCGCAAACTCTATGTGAAGGCTTGA
- a CDS encoding beta-propeller fold lactonase family protein, translating to MMNRRSMLALMAGAAVAPRLSFAADKPYRLAFYANVGAELWHYDVNIDTAELTRRGSVKLPASVQYAWPHHSGRALYVVSSNGQAGAGGVHHAAVLRLDHANGDAALLGTPVALPDRPINVCTDIPSKNLLVAFNQPSGVRVFRIKPDMTLGGEIAQGKLDGGVYAHQIRVTNDNHHAILVTRGNDPTPTKAEDPGALKFFDYADGHLSHEYSVAPNHGIGFGPRHLDFHPTRPWVYVSLERESRLFMYRLAQGRLESKAAYDVDTLKDRRDFDPRQLAGAIHVHPNGKFVYVANRADGTEDYQGRKVFKGGENSIAAYSIDQQTGEPRLIQFADTEKIYPRTFHIDPTGSLLVAEHNIPLDVRDGKGIGRVQAGLSVFRIGADGKLTLVRKYDVDVGKDTMFWAGMVAVRA from the coding sequence ATGATGAATCGCCGTTCGATGCTGGCCTTGATGGCCGGCGCCGCCGTGGCCCCGCGCCTGTCGTTCGCGGCTGACAAGCCCTATCGACTCGCTTTCTACGCCAATGTAGGCGCCGAGCTATGGCACTACGACGTGAACATCGACACGGCCGAACTGACGCGCCGTGGCTCGGTCAAGCTGCCGGCCAGTGTGCAATACGCCTGGCCGCATCATTCCGGGCGCGCGCTGTATGTCGTGTCCAGCAATGGCCAGGCGGGCGCGGGCGGGGTCCATCACGCTGCCGTGCTGCGCCTGGATCACGCGAATGGAGACGCAGCCTTGCTGGGCACACCGGTCGCCTTGCCGGACCGGCCGATCAACGTCTGTACCGACATCCCTTCAAAGAACCTGCTGGTGGCTTTCAACCAGCCCAGCGGCGTGCGGGTGTTCCGCATCAAGCCGGACATGACCCTGGGTGGCGAAATCGCGCAGGGCAAGCTCGATGGCGGTGTCTACGCCCACCAGATCCGGGTGACCAACGACAACCACCATGCCATCCTGGTGACGCGGGGCAATGACCCCACGCCGACCAAGGCGGAAGACCCGGGCGCGTTGAAGTTCTTCGATTATGCGGACGGACACCTGTCGCATGAATACTCGGTCGCGCCCAACCACGGTATCGGCTTCGGCCCGCGCCATCTGGACTTCCATCCGACCAGGCCGTGGGTCTATGTCTCACTGGAGCGGGAAAGCCGCCTGTTCATGTACCGCCTGGCGCAAGGGCGGCTGGAGTCGAAAGCCGCTTATGACGTCGACACCTTGAAGGACCGGCGCGATTTCGATCCGCGCCAGCTGGCCGGGGCCATCCATGTGCATCCCAACGGCAAATTCGTGTACGTGGCCAACCGCGCCGACGGGACGGAAGACTACCAGGGCAGGAAAGTCTTCAAGGGCGGCGAGAACTCGATCGCGGCTTACTCGATCGACCAGCAGACGGGCGAGCCGCGGTTGATCCAGTTCGCCGACACGGAGAAAATCTATCCCCGCACCTTCCATATCGATCCCACCGGCAGCCTGCTCGTGGCCGAGCACAATATTCCCCTCGACGTCCGTGACGGCAAGGGGATCGGGCGTGTTCAGGCAGGCCTGTCGGTGTTCCGTATCGGCGCCGACGGCAAGCTGACGCTGGTGCGCAAGTACGACGTGGATGTGGGCAAGGACACGATGTTCTGGGCCGGCATGGTAGCGGTGCGTGCCTAG
- a CDS encoding acetate--CoA ligase family protein: MDAINRLLNPRSVAVIGASADVKKTAGRPVAYLLKHGYAGDIYPVNPRADSIAGLRCYPDIASLPAVPDVGIVLLGAERAHLAVRELAERGAAAAIVLASGYTETGAEGARRQEELREAAGSMRLLGPNTIGLVNLTDSIVLSASGALEMDHFPVGSIGVVSQSGGILGALLSRAAARGIGLSKLISTSNEVDLELADFVDYLADDEATKVIALYVESVRNPEKFRAAALKAARAGKPVVAFKIGRSEAGAKAAVSHTGALAGADRMYDALFKQVGVIRAQTFGDLLDIPVALATDRKLRGNRVAILTSTGGAGTLVSDSLGVSGFDTPPPDAETGARLRALQTGDHAALDRNPIDVTLAGLQPDLLRGAIRALLDSPSYDALTIIVGSSSLAMPELMAGAIQDCLPESDKPVIAFVSPHAPAVGALLTQRGVPAFAAAESCTVALAGMLQHANWKAHSSPAVPAPVDVRDLLPAMAPGKETVSLNEAEAKQLFARFDVPCAGETIVTTPEEAERAARAYGGRVVLKILTGAITHKSDVGGVAVNLAPEQVGARLTAMQAEVKDKTGILPERFLVQEMVAGGTELILGMHRDPLGTAILLGMGGITAELFKDTTMRLLPADGRGLSAEEALEMVRELKTWPLLDGYRGRPKADVQALVAAIVAFARMTAQLGDRLVEAEINPVFVLPEGQGVRAADGVVVLGAAA, encoded by the coding sequence ATGGATGCCATTAACCGACTCCTCAACCCGCGTAGCGTGGCCGTGATCGGCGCTTCGGCCGATGTGAAGAAGACCGCCGGCCGGCCCGTTGCCTATCTGCTCAAGCACGGCTACGCAGGCGACATATATCCGGTCAACCCGCGCGCCGACAGTATCGCCGGCCTGCGTTGCTATCCCGACATCGCATCGCTGCCCGCGGTGCCCGACGTCGGCATCGTGCTGCTGGGCGCTGAGCGCGCGCATCTGGCGGTGCGCGAATTGGCCGAGCGGGGCGCCGCGGCCGCCATCGTCCTGGCCAGCGGCTACACCGAGACCGGCGCGGAAGGCGCGCGCCGCCAGGAAGAATTGCGCGAAGCCGCCGGCAGCATGCGTCTGCTGGGGCCCAACACCATCGGCCTGGTCAACCTGACCGACAGCATCGTGCTGTCGGCCAGCGGTGCCTTGGAGATGGATCATTTCCCGGTCGGTTCGATCGGCGTGGTGTCGCAAAGCGGCGGCATCCTGGGCGCGCTGCTGTCGCGCGCCGCGGCGCGGGGCATCGGGCTGTCCAAGCTGATTTCGACCAGCAATGAAGTGGACCTGGAGCTGGCCGACTTCGTCGACTACCTGGCCGACGATGAAGCGACCAAGGTCATCGCCCTGTACGTCGAAAGTGTGCGCAATCCGGAGAAATTCCGCGCCGCGGCCCTGAAAGCCGCGCGGGCGGGCAAGCCCGTGGTGGCCTTCAAGATCGGCCGTTCCGAAGCCGGCGCCAAGGCGGCCGTGTCACACACCGGCGCCCTGGCCGGTGCCGACCGCATGTATGACGCCCTGTTCAAGCAGGTCGGCGTGATCCGCGCGCAGACCTTTGGTGACCTGCTCGACATTCCCGTGGCGCTGGCCACCGATCGCAAGCTGCGCGGCAACCGCGTCGCCATCCTGACGTCGACCGGCGGCGCCGGCACGCTGGTGTCCGACAGTCTGGGGGTGTCGGGCTTCGACACGCCGCCGCCCGATGCCGAGACCGGTGCGCGCCTGCGGGCCCTGCAGACCGGCGACCACGCCGCGCTGGATCGTAATCCTATCGACGTCACGCTGGCCGGCTTGCAGCCGGACCTGCTGCGCGGCGCCATTCGCGCGCTGCTGGACAGCCCCAGCTATGACGCGTTGACCATCATCGTCGGTTCGTCCAGCCTTGCCATGCCGGAGCTGATGGCGGGCGCCATCCAGGACTGCCTGCCTGAAAGCGACAAGCCCGTGATCGCCTTCGTCAGCCCGCACGCCCCGGCCGTCGGGGCGCTGCTGACGCAACGCGGCGTGCCGGCCTTCGCCGCCGCGGAAAGCTGCACCGTGGCGCTGGCCGGCATGCTCCAGCACGCCAATTGGAAGGCGCATTCGAGTCCAGCCGTCCCGGCGCCGGTCGATGTGCGGGACCTGCTGCCTGCCATGGCCCCCGGCAAGGAGACGGTGTCCTTGAACGAGGCCGAGGCCAAGCAGCTGTTCGCGCGCTTCGACGTGCCCTGCGCGGGCGAAACCATCGTGACGACCCCGGAAGAGGCCGAACGCGCGGCGCGTGCCTATGGCGGTCGCGTCGTGCTGAAGATACTTACGGGCGCGATCACCCATAAAAGCGACGTCGGCGGCGTGGCGGTCAACCTGGCGCCGGAGCAGGTGGGCGCGCGCCTGACGGCCATGCAAGCCGAGGTAAAGGACAAGACCGGCATCCTGCCCGAACGCTTCCTGGTGCAGGAGATGGTCGCCGGCGGCACGGAACTGATCCTGGGCATGCACCGCGATCCGCTGGGCACGGCGATTTTGCTGGGCATGGGCGGCATCACGGCGGAACTGTTCAAGGACACCACCATGCGCCTGTTGCCTGCCGACGGCCGCGGCCTGAGCGCAGAGGAAGCGCTGGAGATGGTGCGCGAGCTGAAGACCTGGCCGCTGCTGGATGGCTACCGTGGCCGCCCGAAAGCGGACGTGCAGGCCTTGGTCGCCGCCATCGTGGCGTTCGCGCGGATGACGGCGCAGCTGGGTGACCGCCTGGTCGAAGCAGAAATCAATCCAGTGTTCGTACTGCCCGAAGGCCAGGGGGTGAGAGCGGCGGATGGCGTCGTGGTGCTGGGCGCCGCGGCGTGA
- a CDS encoding TauD/TfdA family dioxygenase — protein sequence MNGIVVDNDRLDRIQPKILDMSRYLASASEADGVTVTPYSPTVGARVSGLRIDGAGDVAPGVQKLLYGALLRYGFLSFEPGTVGVEHFERLVSLFGKAKLMNTPYTPKTGKSGELNTIDASTKKTRMNYIWHMDQVFQPTSPPYTALLGETMPALGGDTLFANGTAAYDLLDPLLVSYLETLTAVHDADTMGYLTLAYHDLEARAEQRRKYPPIEVPLIRTHPETGRKQIFVNELYTHRILGVSRRTSTALLDILFDALSSPEVQTRHRWESGTALIWDNRTVQHRGVPDFGTQKRVMHRALVLAS from the coding sequence ATGAACGGCATCGTCGTCGACAACGACAGACTCGACCGGATCCAGCCGAAGATTCTGGACATGTCCCGTTATCTGGCCAGCGCCTCCGAGGCGGACGGCGTCACGGTGACACCTTATTCGCCAACGGTGGGCGCGCGCGTGAGCGGCCTGCGCATAGACGGCGCCGGCGACGTCGCGCCGGGTGTGCAAAAGCTGCTGTATGGCGCCTTGCTGCGCTATGGCTTCCTGAGCTTCGAGCCGGGCACCGTCGGCGTAGAGCATTTCGAGCGGCTGGTCTCGCTGTTCGGCAAGGCCAAGCTGATGAACACGCCCTACACGCCCAAGACAGGTAAAAGCGGCGAGCTGAACACCATCGACGCGTCGACCAAGAAAACCCGCATGAACTACATCTGGCATATGGACCAGGTGTTCCAGCCCACCTCGCCACCCTATACGGCGCTGTTGGGCGAGACCATGCCCGCGCTTGGCGGCGACACCTTGTTCGCCAATGGCACGGCGGCCTATGACCTGCTCGATCCGCTGCTGGTTTCCTACCTGGAAACGCTGACGGCGGTTCATGACGCCGACACCATGGGCTATCTGACGCTGGCCTATCACGACCTGGAAGCGCGCGCCGAGCAGCGCCGCAAGTATCCGCCCATCGAAGTGCCGTTGATCCGCACGCATCCGGAGACGGGCCGCAAGCAGATCTTCGTCAACGAACTGTACACGCATCGCATCCTGGGCGTCAGCCGGCGCACCAGCACCGCGTTGCTGGACATCCTGTTCGACGCGCTGAGCTCACCGGAGGTGCAGACGCGCCATCGTTGGGAGAGCGGCACCGCCCTGATCTGGGACAACCGTACCGTGCAGCATCGCGGCGTCCCGGATTTCGGCACGCAGAAGCGGGTCATGCATCGGGCTTTGGTGCTGGCCAGTTGA
- a CDS encoding sulfurtransferase: MATFELATPDWLARHIGQEDIVLVDTRPAADYWAGHIPGARHLEPSLFAVTRTDGPALARLQAVLTWSLSALGIAPTSRVVVAGAQNEVNAARVAWALAYAGVEHIVLLDGGVDAWTGERVTAAPAVAATPFTVTPQAAYLATADEVLAAVQAQAQPAGVRVIDARSREEFSGQRSNAGRTGRVPGARFWDTSRELAADGRFAAAAQLAPAVKDVVAADERAIVYCGGGGRAARTFIALQLAGHTGAAVYPASWNEWGTSDKFPVESAAA; the protein is encoded by the coding sequence ATGGCAACTTTCGAGCTGGCGACGCCGGATTGGCTGGCGCGGCACATCGGGCAAGAGGACATCGTTCTGGTCGACACCCGACCGGCGGCTGACTATTGGGCGGGGCATATTCCCGGGGCGCGGCACCTGGAGCCGTCCCTGTTCGCGGTCACGCGCACCGATGGTCCCGCGCTGGCCCGCCTGCAGGCGGTGCTGACGTGGAGCTTGTCGGCGCTGGGCATCGCACCGACGTCGCGAGTGGTGGTGGCCGGTGCGCAGAACGAGGTCAACGCCGCCCGGGTGGCGTGGGCGCTGGCGTACGCGGGGGTCGAGCACATCGTCCTGCTGGATGGCGGTGTCGACGCCTGGACGGGCGAGCGGGTGACCGCCGCGCCCGCCGTGGCCGCGACGCCCTTCACGGTGACGCCGCAGGCCGCCTATCTGGCGACCGCGGATGAGGTGCTGGCCGCCGTGCAAGCGCAAGCCCAGCCCGCCGGCGTGCGCGTCATTGACGCGCGTTCCAGGGAAGAGTTTTCCGGCCAGCGCAGCAACGCCGGCCGCACGGGCCGCGTGCCGGGCGCGCGCTTCTGGGACACCAGCCGCGAGCTGGCGGCCGATGGCCGTTTCGCGGCTGCCGCCCAACTGGCGCCCGCGGTCAAGGACGTCGTGGCCGCCGATGAACGCGCCATCGTCTATTGCGGCGGTGGTGGACGCGCGGCCAGGACCTTCATCGCCCTGCAACTGGCAGGCCACACGGGCGCCGCGGTCTATCCCGCGTCCTGGAATGAATGGGGCACTTCCGACAAATTTCCGGTGGAATCCGCGGCGGCCTGA
- a CDS encoding IclR family transcriptional regulator has translation MPSAPPKPPRRQHHEDPVLNRSLVRGVEILRAFRPGADQLGNGEIAERTQLSRATVSRLTQTLVDCGLLEHDRGRRTYRLATPVLSFAHAMRAGSPVLAVVAPLMRTLAEQLRINVGLATADRDEMVYLESFRFNRKVALRSVVAGQRVPMELTSLGRAYLAVVDSAQRDELLGLLRERRSTDWPKVRAEIDAARQSVAAHGWCAASWQPEVVAIAAPLVLPDRPVYVLNVSVRTTAGIEATERQLSGPLLGLCEQARGALLAADV, from the coding sequence ATGCCATCCGCCCCGCCCAAGCCGCCTCGCCGACAGCATCATGAAGATCCCGTCCTGAACCGTTCGCTGGTGCGTGGCGTGGAGATCCTGCGCGCGTTCCGACCCGGGGCGGACCAATTGGGCAACGGCGAAATCGCCGAGCGTACGCAGCTTTCACGCGCCACGGTCAGCCGCCTGACGCAGACCCTGGTCGACTGCGGCTTGCTGGAGCACGACCGTGGCCGTCGCACGTATCGCCTGGCCACGCCGGTGTTGAGCTTCGCGCATGCCATGCGCGCGGGGTCACCCGTTCTGGCCGTGGTGGCGCCCTTGATGCGCACGCTGGCCGAACAGCTGCGCATCAACGTGGGCCTGGCCACGGCGGACCGCGACGAGATGGTCTATCTGGAATCGTTTCGATTCAACCGCAAGGTGGCGCTGCGCAGCGTCGTGGCCGGCCAGCGGGTGCCCATGGAGCTGACCTCCCTGGGCCGCGCCTATCTGGCCGTCGTGGACAGCGCGCAGCGGGACGAGTTACTGGGCTTGCTGCGTGAACGCCGATCGACCGATTGGCCCAAGGTTCGCGCGGAAATCGATGCCGCCCGGCAAAGCGTCGCGGCGCACGGCTGGTGCGCCGCCTCGTGGCAGCCGGAAGTCGTCGCCATCGCGGCGCCGCTGGTCCTGCCCGACCGGCCGGTCTATGTCCTGAATGTCAGCGTCCGCACGACGGCGGGCATCGAGGCGACCGAGCGCCAGCTAAGCGGCCCCCTGCTGGGCTTGTGCGAGCAAGCCAGGGGGGCGCTGCTGGCGGCGGACGTCTAG
- a CDS encoding MFS transporter: MSSSPRDTAAAAQPAGAAATLPKDTSFRPLSILVGSAYFMEQLDATIISPVIPDIARDFGVDPLSLNLTMTIYLLCSLVFVPLSGLVAARHGTRTVFSWAVGLFTVSSVLCAMAPSLATLAVCRALQGVAAAMMVPVGRTAIVHTTSKAQLVEALAWFITPAMVGPMLGPPLGGLFSAYLSWHWVFLINVPVGLAGLWAARSIMPQLHHRADLRFDVREWLLAGAALALLILLIERARHGASLPMLGVLALAFGLCVWLYARRFRGLASPMLDFRLLRLPTFAAGFWGGSLVRVGYGALPFLLPLMLQLGLGYTALQSGIVLLISGSIAFFTKTQTTRLLRRWGFRRVLCYNGVMCAAALAGCALFSLPYWGLVGITAFVSMASFFRAVQFNALTAVSYSDLPREKIASATTLNTMAWQLAIMLGISLSALAVQWSANLGARSTPADSDFSVAFVLVALFACAAMPCYRALSARAGAELSGHRAP, encoded by the coding sequence ATGTCTTCATCCCCCCGCGATACGGCTGCCGCCGCTCAACCGGCCGGCGCCGCCGCGACGCTCCCCAAGGACACCAGCTTCCGCCCCCTGTCCATCCTGGTCGGGTCGGCCTATTTCATGGAGCAGTTGGACGCGACCATCATCAGTCCTGTCATCCCGGACATCGCCCGCGACTTCGGCGTCGATCCGCTCAGCCTGAACCTGACGATGACCATCTACCTGCTGTGCTCCCTGGTATTCGTGCCCTTGAGCGGACTGGTGGCGGCGCGGCATGGCACGCGCACGGTGTTCTCCTGGGCGGTGGGGCTGTTCACCGTCAGCTCGGTGCTGTGCGCCATGGCCCCCAGCCTGGCCACCTTGGCCGTGTGCCGTGCATTGCAGGGCGTGGCGGCGGCCATGATGGTGCCGGTGGGCCGCACCGCCATCGTCCACACCACCAGCAAGGCGCAACTGGTCGAAGCGCTAGCCTGGTTCATCACGCCGGCCATGGTGGGCCCGATGCTGGGGCCGCCCCTGGGCGGTCTGTTCTCCGCCTACCTGTCCTGGCACTGGGTGTTCCTGATCAATGTGCCGGTGGGCCTGGCTGGCCTGTGGGCCGCGCGCAGCATCATGCCGCAGCTGCATCATCGGGCCGACCTCAGATTCGACGTGCGCGAATGGCTGTTGGCGGGCGCCGCGCTGGCCTTGCTGATCCTGTTGATCGAACGGGCGCGGCATGGCGCCAGCCTGCCGATGCTGGGCGTGCTGGCCCTGGCCTTCGGGCTATGTGTCTGGCTTTATGCACGCCGCTTCCGTGGCCTGGCGTCGCCCATGCTGGACTTTCGCCTGCTGCGCCTGCCGACCTTCGCCGCCGGTTTCTGGGGCGGGTCCCTGGTCCGCGTCGGCTACGGCGCCCTGCCCTTCCTGCTGCCGCTGATGCTGCAGCTGGGCTTGGGCTACACCGCCTTGCAAAGCGGCATCGTCCTGCTGATCAGCGGGTCGATTGCGTTCTTCACCAAGACCCAGACTACCCGGCTGTTGCGCCGCTGGGGTTTCCGGCGCGTGCTTTGCTATAACGGCGTGATGTGTGCCGCGGCCTTGGCCGGCTGCGCGCTTTTCTCGCTGCCGTATTGGGGTCTGGTGGGCATCACGGCATTCGTGTCCATGGCCAGCTTCTTCCGGGCGGTCCAGTTCAATGCCTTGACCGCCGTGTCCTACTCGGACCTGCCCCGCGAGAAAATCGCGTCGGCCACCACGCTCAACACCATGGCCTGGCAACTGGCCATCATGCTGGGCATCTCCCTGTCGGCGCTGGCTGTGCAGTGGTCTGCTAACCTAGGCGCCCGCAGCACGCCGGCCGACTCGGATTTCTCGGTGGCGTTCGTCCTTGTCGCGCTGTTCGCCTGCGCCGCGATGCCCTGCTATCGGGCCTTGTCCGCGCGGGCCGGGGCAGAGCTCAGCGGCCATCGTGCCCCCTAA
- a CDS encoding ABC transporter ATP-binding protein — MSSNIQLRGITKRYPPLGSTPERTVLTKVDLDVRAGELLALVGPSGCGKSTLLNLIAGLDLPTQGDVKFDRPFQGINLGVVFQQPRLLDWLSVAENIGIVLAGRNKDKEDVARTVRQLLQRVELPEHAGAFPQFLSGGQRQRVSIARAFAVQPDVLLLDEPFSALDELTARRLRQLLQAMWLSGEGPRPTGVLVTHNMLEAAFLADRIAVMGGSPAEIVRIIDVDVPRPRDPDDPALFEVHRQVMQALQS; from the coding sequence ATGAGCAGCAATATTCAACTACGTGGCATCACCAAGCGCTATCCGCCCTTGGGCAGCACCCCGGAACGCACGGTCTTGACCAAGGTGGACCTGGACGTGCGCGCGGGCGAGCTGCTGGCGCTGGTGGGTCCGTCGGGCTGCGGCAAGTCCACGCTGCTCAATCTCATCGCGGGGCTGGATCTGCCCACGCAGGGGGACGTGAAGTTCGACCGGCCGTTCCAGGGCATCAACCTGGGCGTGGTGTTTCAGCAGCCGCGGCTGCTGGACTGGCTGAGCGTGGCCGAGAACATCGGCATCGTGCTGGCCGGCCGCAACAAGGACAAGGAAGATGTGGCGCGCACTGTGCGGCAGCTGCTGCAACGTGTCGAGCTGCCGGAGCACGCCGGCGCCTTTCCGCAATTCCTGTCCGGTGGCCAGCGTCAGCGCGTATCCATCGCGCGTGCTTTCGCGGTGCAGCCGGATGTGTTGTTGCTGGACGAACCGTTCAGCGCCCTGGACGAACTGACCGCGCGCCGATTGCGGCAGCTCTTGCAGGCCATGTGGCTGTCGGGCGAGGGCCCGCGCCCCACCGGCGTGCTGGTGACTCACAACATGCTGGAAGCGGCCTTCCTGGCCGACCGCATCGCCGTCATGGGCGGATCGCCCGCGGAGATCGTGCGCATCATCGACGTCGACGTGCCACGCCCCCGCGACCCCGACGATCCCGCGCTGTTCGAGGTACACAGGCAGGTGATGCAGGCACTGCAAAGCTGA
- a CDS encoding ABC transporter permease, translating to MRSDNAILQSGEAAPAPAPVMAPKVRGAATWRLRAFLVRAWPPVLFFVLLTACWEAMAVWLHSPLVPGCGAIVRELVEIVRSGFAFTEIGITFLRMSLGFLLALVFALPVGILTAVSRNAERFFEPGVILGLTVPGLVWALLCVIWFGVSLASPVVAVALGVLPAMVISVHQGVRSLEQERVEMVRVFRLPPVLVLRKVWLPLLYSFIVSGCRIGFSIAWKVIVLVEIFGMSDGVGYQLNSKFSTQDVEGVIAWTLAFWIAMLAVEHGIFRPLEVHANRWKRGNAR from the coding sequence ATGCGCTCCGATAACGCCATTTTGCAAAGCGGCGAGGCCGCGCCTGCGCCGGCCCCCGTGATGGCGCCCAAGGTGCGCGGCGCCGCCACGTGGCGCCTGCGCGCCTTTCTGGTGCGCGCCTGGCCGCCGGTGCTGTTCTTCGTGCTGCTGACCGCATGCTGGGAAGCGATGGCGGTGTGGCTGCATTCGCCCCTGGTGCCGGGCTGTGGCGCCATCGTGCGCGAGCTGGTGGAAATCGTGCGCAGCGGTTTCGCGTTCACCGAGATCGGCATCACCTTCCTGCGCATGTCGCTGGGCTTTCTGCTGGCGTTGGTGTTCGCCTTGCCGGTCGGCATCCTGACCGCGGTGTCGCGCAACGCCGAGCGCTTTTTCGAGCCGGGCGTGATCCTGGGGCTGACGGTGCCGGGCCTGGTCTGGGCCTTGTTGTGCGTGATCTGGTTCGGTGTGTCGCTGGCGTCGCCGGTGGTGGCGGTAGCCCTGGGCGTGCTGCCCGCCATGGTGATTTCCGTGCATCAAGGTGTGCGCTCGCTGGAGCAGGAGCGGGTGGAGATGGTGCGGGTCTTCCGTCTGCCGCCTGTGCTGGTGCTGCGCAAGGTGTGGCTGCCGCTGCTTTACAGCTTCATCGTATCGGGTTGCCGCATCGGCTTCTCGATTGCGTGGAAGGTCATCGTGCTGGTGGAAATCTTCGGCATGTCCGACGGCGTGGGGTATCAGTTGAACTCGAAGTTCAGCACCCAGGATGTGGAAGGCGTGATCGCCTGGACCCTGGCGTTCTGGATCGCCATGCTGGCCGTCGAGCATGGCATCTTCCGGCCGCTGGAAGTTCATGCCAATCGCTGGAAGCGGGGGAATGCGCGATGA